One Thauera sp. K11 DNA window includes the following coding sequences:
- the accD gene encoding acetyl-CoA carboxylase, carboxyltransferase subunit beta translates to MSWLQKLLPPKIKRSESTGRNKSIPEGLWSKCPACEAVLYRSDLESNLNVCPKCGHHQRLRARQRLDLLLDAEGRFEIGSEVMPVDPLKFKDSRKYPERLSAAVSDTGEADAMVVMQGAIMTVPVVIACFEFDFLGGSMGSVVGERFVRGVRAALEQRVPFICVTASGGARMQEGLFSLMQMAKTTAAITQLAERRLPFVTVLTDPTMGGVSASFAFMGDVVIAEPGALIGFAGPRVIEQTVREKLPEGFQRSEFLLEKGAIDMIVDRRRMREQLAQLLALLTRQPPVAS, encoded by the coding sequence ATGAGCTGGCTGCAGAAACTGCTGCCGCCCAAGATCAAGCGCAGCGAATCGACGGGCCGCAACAAGTCCATCCCTGAAGGGCTGTGGAGCAAGTGTCCCGCGTGCGAGGCGGTGCTCTATCGTTCCGACCTCGAGAGCAATCTCAACGTCTGCCCGAAGTGCGGCCATCACCAGCGCCTGCGGGCGCGCCAGCGGCTGGATCTGCTGCTCGACGCCGAAGGACGCTTCGAGATCGGCTCGGAAGTGATGCCGGTCGATCCGCTGAAGTTCAAGGATTCGCGCAAGTACCCCGAGCGCCTGTCGGCCGCGGTGTCGGACACCGGCGAAGCGGATGCGATGGTCGTCATGCAGGGCGCCATCATGACGGTGCCGGTCGTGATCGCATGCTTCGAGTTCGACTTCCTCGGCGGCTCCATGGGCTCGGTGGTCGGCGAGCGCTTCGTCCGCGGCGTGCGCGCCGCGCTCGAACAGCGCGTTCCGTTCATCTGCGTCACCGCGTCGGGCGGCGCGCGCATGCAGGAGGGCCTGTTCTCGCTGATGCAGATGGCCAAGACCACCGCGGCCATCACCCAGTTGGCCGAACGCAGGCTGCCCTTCGTGACGGTGCTGACCGATCCCACCATGGGCGGCGTGTCGGCGAGCTTCGCCTTCATGGGCGACGTGGTGATCGCCGAACCGGGTGCGCTGATCGGCTTCGCCGGACCGCGCGTCATCGAGCAGACCGTGCGCGAGAAGCTGCCGGAAGGCTTCCAGCGCTCCGAGTTCCTGCTCGAGAAGGGGGCGATCGACATGATCGTGGACCGCCGCCGGATGCGTGAGCAACTCGCGCAACTGCTGGCCCTCCTGACCCGGCAGCCGCCGGTTGCATCCTGA
- the folC gene encoding bifunctional tetrahydrofolate synthase/dihydrofolate synthase, with product MSLPQTLDQWLALLEGRHSQTIRLGLERVRTVRSALGPDPASVIITVGGTNGKGSTCAMLESILLAAGYRVGCYTSPHLLRYNERVRIDGKEAGDEQLLAAFAAVEAVRGETPLTYFEHGTLAAWSIFQHVAPDVIILEVGLGGRLDAVNVFDADCAIVTGVAMDHMDYLGDTREAIGYEKAGIFRAGRPAVCGDPQPPASLTAHAEAIGAQLWISGRDFGFGGDRQQWGYWRYGEPPARGALVKRAGLAYPSLRGTNQLLNAAAAITALDSLRDRVPVAMQAIRQGLMLVEVPGRFQVLPGRPAVVLDVAHNPQAAGVLAENLGSMGFYPETYAVFGMLRDKDVEGVVALMRERVDHWLLIDLPGPRGLKADELAARLRAAGVAAGIRCFGAAAEAFAAARERATEGDRIIAFGSFLTVADALAAIRARRN from the coding sequence ATGTCGTTGCCGCAAACGCTGGACCAATGGCTCGCCCTGCTGGAGGGGCGGCATTCGCAAACCATCCGGCTGGGGCTGGAGCGCGTCCGGACGGTCAGATCGGCCCTCGGGCCAGACCCGGCATCGGTGATCATCACCGTCGGCGGCACCAACGGCAAGGGTTCGACCTGTGCCATGCTCGAGTCCATCCTGCTGGCGGCGGGCTACCGCGTCGGCTGCTACACCTCGCCGCACCTGCTGCGCTACAACGAGCGCGTGCGCATCGATGGCAAGGAAGCCGGCGACGAGCAACTGCTCGCGGCCTTCGCCGCGGTGGAGGCGGTGCGCGGCGAGACGCCGCTGACCTATTTCGAGCACGGCACCCTGGCCGCATGGTCGATCTTCCAGCACGTGGCGCCGGATGTGATCATCCTCGAAGTCGGCCTCGGCGGGCGGCTCGATGCGGTCAATGTCTTCGATGCCGACTGTGCGATCGTCACCGGCGTGGCGATGGACCACATGGACTACCTCGGCGACACGCGCGAGGCGATCGGCTACGAGAAGGCCGGCATCTTCCGCGCGGGGCGGCCCGCGGTGTGCGGCGATCCGCAGCCGCCTGCGTCGCTGACGGCGCATGCCGAGGCGATCGGGGCGCAGTTGTGGATCAGCGGGCGCGATTTCGGCTTCGGCGGCGACCGCCAGCAGTGGGGCTACTGGCGCTACGGAGAACCGCCCGCGCGCGGGGCGCTGGTCAAGCGCGCCGGCCTGGCCTATCCGTCCCTGCGCGGCACCAACCAACTGTTGAACGCCGCGGCCGCGATCACCGCGCTCGATTCGCTGCGCGACCGCGTGCCGGTCGCGATGCAGGCGATCCGCCAGGGCCTGATGCTCGTCGAGGTTCCCGGGCGCTTCCAGGTACTTCCCGGCCGGCCGGCGGTGGTGCTCGACGTGGCGCACAACCCCCAGGCGGCGGGCGTGCTGGCCGAGAACCTCGGCAGCATGGGCTTCTACCCTGAAACCTACGCGGTGTTCGGCATGCTGCGCGACAAGGACGTGGAAGGCGTCGTCGCGTTGATGCGGGAGCGGGTGGACCACTGGCTGCTCATCGATCTCCCCGGGCCACGCGGACTCAAGGCCGACGAGCTGGCGGCGAGGCTGCGTGCCGCCGGCGTCGCTGCCGGCATCCGCTGCTTCGGGGCCGCGGCCGAGGCGTTTGCGGCAGCGCGGGAGCGCGCGACCGAGGGTGATAGAATCATCGCTTTCGGCTCCTTCCTGACCGTGGCCGACGCGCTTGCGGCGATTCGGGCCAGACGGAACTGA
- a CDS encoding SPOR domain-containing protein, producing the protein MSDADNLDIKKRARRRLVGAAALALLAAIVLPMMMDQEPRPASQDIQVSIPDRDADSALSRPIGGAERASADGALAPPPEEQPASGATPDTEPPAKAAVAPAVPPRAEVRAEPKPGQKPEPKAEAKPEPRPAAPAALSAAAAAEAARARAALSGQEPAPRGESYVVQVGAFGDAAKAARISADLKRQGLAAYTEKAGSVTRVRVGPLDGREAADKVAARLKALGYPAAPVPR; encoded by the coding sequence GTGAGCGACGCAGACAATCTAGATATCAAGAAACGGGCACGCCGGCGCCTGGTCGGGGCGGCCGCGCTGGCCTTGCTGGCCGCCATCGTGCTGCCGATGATGATGGATCAGGAGCCGCGACCGGCGAGCCAGGACATCCAGGTGTCCATCCCGGACCGCGATGCCGACAGTGCCCTGTCGCGCCCGATCGGCGGCGCGGAGCGCGCATCTGCCGACGGTGCGCTGGCTCCGCCGCCGGAAGAGCAGCCCGCATCGGGCGCTACGCCCGACACCGAACCTCCGGCGAAGGCGGCCGTGGCGCCGGCCGTACCCCCGCGGGCGGAGGTGCGCGCCGAGCCGAAACCGGGGCAGAAACCCGAACCGAAGGCGGAGGCGAAACCCGAGCCCAGGCCCGCTGCGCCGGCGGCGCTTTCGGCCGCCGCTGCCGCGGAGGCCGCACGGGCGCGGGCGGCGCTCAGCGGCCAGGAGCCCGCGCCGCGCGGCGAATCCTACGTGGTCCAGGTCGGCGCCTTCGGCGATGCCGCAAAGGCCGCCCGGATCTCGGCCGACCTCAAGCGGCAGGGCCTCGCCGCCTACACCGAGAAGGCCGGCAGCGTGACGAGGGTGCGCGTGGGCCCGCTGGATGGCCGCGAGGCGGCCGACAAGGTGGCGGCCCGGCTCAAGGCGCTGGGATATCCCGCCGCGCCGGTTCCGCGCTGA
- a CDS encoding CvpA family protein, with protein sequence MTAFDYIFLGVLAVSAAVGLWRGIVGEIMALLAWVLALVAAWRYNESAAELFSGLIAEPVWRQVAGVALIVVCVLLVAALLRYLLRQLLRAAGLGASDRFFGALFGILRGLAVAFVAVLIGGLAGLSSQAWWTQAMFSPPMETAVIAAKPWLPQVVADKIRFR encoded by the coding sequence ATGACGGCATTCGACTACATTTTTCTGGGCGTGCTGGCGGTTTCCGCGGCGGTGGGGCTGTGGCGGGGCATCGTCGGCGAGATCATGGCGCTGCTCGCCTGGGTGCTTGCGCTGGTGGCGGCGTGGCGTTACAACGAGAGCGCCGCCGAACTTTTCAGCGGCCTGATTGCCGAACCCGTCTGGCGCCAGGTGGCCGGCGTCGCCCTGATCGTCGTCTGCGTGCTGCTGGTCGCCGCGCTGCTGCGCTACCTGCTGCGCCAGTTGTTGCGGGCCGCGGGGCTTGGCGCTTCGGACCGCTTCTTCGGGGCCCTGTTCGGCATTCTCCGCGGTCTCGCCGTGGCCTTCGTCGCGGTGCTGATCGGCGGGCTTGCGGGCCTGTCGAGCCAGGCGTGGTGGACGCAGGCGATGTTCTCGCCGCCGATGGAAACGGCGGTGATCGCCGCCAAACCCTGGCTGCCGCAAGTGGTGGCCGACAAAATTCGTTTCAGATAG
- the purF gene encoding amidophosphoribosyltransferase, producing MCGILGVVATSPVNQLLYDGLQVLQHRGQDAAGITTAEGGRFHMHKGSGLVRDVFRTRNMRNLAGNWGIAHVRYPTAGSAYNAAEAQPFYVNSPFGLLLAHNGNLTNASALMREMFLSDLRHINTNSDSEVLLNVLAHELQASCNGLKLDEEAVFRAVAGVHRRCRGAYAVVVMIAGYGLLAFRDPYGIRPLVIGRNDAAAGPEWLVASESVAVDVLGFKLLRDVAPGEAVLIDTSGNFHSRQCAARTVEAPCMFEFVYLARPDSIIDGVSVYESRVKMGEFLAEKVRRTQPHLDIDVVIPIPDSSRPAAMELAHRLGLPYREGFVKNRYIGRTFIMPGQATRRKSVRQKLNTIPQEFRGKRVLLVDDSIVRGTTSKEIVTMAREAGAAKVYLASAAPPVRHANVYGIDMPTRSELIASDRNEAEICAAIGADGLIYQDLDDLKAAVRAVNPAISFFETSCFDGSYITGDITAEYLDGVENQRGEVKPAASESSDDADDGQLDLNLASSSEL from the coding sequence ATGTGCGGAATTCTCGGGGTCGTTGCCACCTCTCCGGTCAATCAACTGCTGTATGACGGGCTGCAGGTCCTGCAGCATCGCGGGCAGGATGCCGCGGGCATCACGACGGCAGAGGGCGGGCGCTTTCACATGCACAAGGGTTCCGGCCTGGTGCGGGATGTGTTCCGCACGCGCAACATGCGCAACCTGGCCGGCAACTGGGGCATCGCCCATGTGCGCTATCCGACGGCCGGCTCCGCCTACAACGCGGCCGAGGCGCAGCCCTTCTACGTGAATTCGCCCTTCGGCCTGCTGCTCGCGCACAACGGCAATCTGACGAACGCCAGTGCGCTGATGCGCGAGATGTTCCTGTCCGACCTGCGCCACATCAACACCAATTCCGATTCGGAAGTGCTGCTCAACGTGCTGGCGCATGAACTGCAAGCCTCGTGCAACGGCCTCAAGCTCGACGAGGAGGCGGTGTTCCGCGCCGTGGCCGGCGTGCATCGGCGTTGCCGCGGCGCCTACGCGGTGGTGGTCATGATCGCCGGCTACGGCCTGCTCGCCTTCCGCGACCCCTATGGCATCCGCCCGCTGGTGATCGGCCGCAACGACGCCGCGGCCGGCCCGGAGTGGCTGGTCGCCTCCGAATCGGTGGCGGTCGACGTGCTGGGGTTCAAGCTGCTGCGCGACGTCGCGCCGGGCGAAGCCGTGCTGATCGACACCAGCGGCAACTTCCACAGCCGCCAGTGCGCCGCCAGGACGGTGGAAGCGCCGTGCATGTTCGAATTCGTCTATCTGGCGCGGCCGGACTCCATCATCGACGGCGTGTCGGTGTACGAGTCGCGGGTGAAGATGGGCGAATTCCTCGCCGAGAAGGTCAGGCGTACCCAGCCACACCTGGACATCGACGTCGTGATCCCGATCCCGGACTCCAGCCGGCCCGCGGCGATGGAGCTGGCGCACAGGCTCGGTCTGCCGTACCGCGAGGGCTTCGTGAAGAACCGCTACATCGGCCGCACCTTCATCATGCCGGGGCAGGCGACGCGGCGTAAGTCCGTGCGCCAGAAGCTGAACACCATCCCGCAGGAGTTCCGCGGCAAGCGCGTGCTGCTGGTGGACGACTCCATCGTGCGCGGCACGACCAGCAAGGAAATCGTGACGATGGCGCGCGAGGCGGGCGCCGCCAAGGTCTACCTCGCCTCGGCGGCGCCGCCCGTCCGCCATGCCAACGTCTACGGCATCGACATGCCGACGCGCTCGGAGCTGATCGCGTCCGACCGCAACGAGGCCGAGATCTGCGCCGCCATCGGTGCCGACGGCCTGATCTACCAGGACCTCGATGACCTGAAGGCGGCGGTCCGCGCAGTCAACCCGGCGATCAGTTTCTTCGAGACCTCCTGTTTCGACGGCAGCTACATCACCGGCGACATCACCGCCGAGTACCTCGACGGCGTCGAGAACCAGCGCGGCGAAGTGAAGCCGGCCGCCAGCGAGAGCAGCGACGACGCCGACGACGGCCAGCTCGATCTCAACCTGGCCTCCAGCAGCGAACTTTGA
- a CDS encoding O-succinylhomoserine sulfhydrylase — protein sequence MNEQFDPDTLAIRAGIERSQFNEHSEALYLTSSFVFENAAKAAARFSGEEEGNVYARFTNPTVSAMQTRLAALEGAEACIATASGMSAILSLAMALLQSGDHVVASDGLFGATQQLFGNILSKFGIETSFVRATDLGAYRDALRPRTRLFFIETPSNPLTEIVDIAGVAAVAHEAGAILAVDNCFCTPALQRPLELGADVVVHSATKYLDGQGRVLGGAVAGRKAVTDEVLKFLRTAGPTLSPFNAWVILKGLETLRLRMEAQSANALELARWLERQPGVSRVYYPGLPSHPQHELAMRQQKSGGAIVSFEVEGGREAAWRVVDATRVISITANLGDTKTTITHPATTTHGRITPEARTAAGISEGLLRVAVGLESVADLKADLARGLRG from the coding sequence ATGAACGAGCAATTTGACCCCGATACCCTGGCCATCCGCGCCGGGATCGAACGCAGCCAGTTCAACGAGCACAGCGAAGCCCTGTACCTGACTTCGAGCTTCGTCTTCGAGAACGCGGCGAAGGCCGCGGCGCGCTTCTCGGGCGAAGAAGAAGGCAACGTCTACGCGCGCTTCACCAACCCGACCGTCAGCGCGATGCAGACCCGGCTCGCCGCGCTGGAAGGCGCCGAAGCCTGCATCGCCACCGCTTCGGGCATGTCGGCCATCCTGTCGCTGGCGATGGCGCTGCTGCAGTCGGGAGACCACGTCGTGGCTTCCGACGGCCTGTTCGGCGCCACGCAGCAACTGTTCGGCAACATCCTGAGCAAGTTCGGCATCGAGACCAGCTTCGTGCGGGCGACGGACCTCGGCGCCTATCGCGACGCGCTGCGGCCGCGCACCCGCCTGTTCTTCATCGAAACGCCGTCCAATCCGCTCACCGAGATCGTGGACATCGCCGGCGTGGCGGCGGTCGCCCATGAGGCGGGCGCCATCCTGGCGGTGGACAACTGCTTCTGCACGCCCGCGCTGCAGCGGCCGCTGGAACTGGGCGCCGACGTCGTCGTGCATTCGGCCACCAAGTACCTCGATGGCCAGGGGCGCGTTCTCGGCGGCGCGGTCGCGGGGCGCAAGGCGGTCACCGACGAAGTGCTGAAGTTCCTGCGCACCGCCGGTCCGACGCTGTCGCCGTTCAATGCCTGGGTCATCCTGAAGGGGCTGGAGACGCTGCGCCTGCGCATGGAGGCCCAGTCCGCCAATGCGCTGGAACTGGCGCGCTGGCTCGAGCGGCAGCCCGGCGTGTCGCGCGTGTATTACCCGGGCCTGCCTTCGCATCCCCAGCATGAACTGGCGATGCGCCAGCAGAAATCGGGCGGGGCGATCGTCAGCTTCGAGGTCGAGGGCGGCCGCGAGGCGGCGTGGCGGGTGGTGGATGCCACCCGGGTGATCTCGATCACCGCCAACCTCGGCGACACGAAGACCACCATCACCCATCCGGCCACCACTACCCACGGGCGCATCACGCCCGAGGCGCGCACCGCCGCGGGGATAAGCGAGGGGCTGCTGCGGGTGGCGGTCGGCCTCGAGTCGGTAGCGGACCTGAAGGCGGACCTGGCACGCGGCCTGCGCGGCTGA
- a CDS encoding MoaD/ThiS family protein — protein MKVLIPGPLRSYTQEREVEAGGATLAALLDDLERQFSGIRFRMVDEQERLRPHVRFFVNGRQVFDLQTALRPGDELSIVQALSGG, from the coding sequence ATGAAGGTGTTGATTCCCGGTCCGCTGAGAAGCTACACGCAGGAACGCGAGGTCGAGGCCGGCGGCGCCACGCTGGCTGCCCTGCTGGATGATCTCGAGCGCCAGTTTTCCGGCATCCGGTTCAGGATGGTCGACGAGCAGGAACGTCTGCGGCCGCACGTGCGGTTCTTCGTCAATGGCCGGCAGGTGTTCGACCTGCAGACTGCGCTGCGGCCGGGCGACGAACTGTCCATCGTGCAGGCGCTGAGCGGCGGCTGA
- a CDS encoding WD40/YVTN/BNR-like repeat-containing protein — MPEPPQGLFRSEDGGDTWAPFSIINDDPDFRTWMGTAQDGTPDGPKLHSIIVDPRDPAHLYFGMSGGELWTSGDEGESWSCIARHLPEIYAVEACCPASAP, encoded by the coding sequence ATGCCGGAACCGCCGCAGGGCCTGTTCCGCTCGGAAGACGGCGGCGACACCTGGGCGCCCTTCTCCATCATCAACGACGACCCCGATTTCCGCACCTGGATGGGCACCGCGCAGGACGGCACCCCCGACGGCCCCAAACTGCACTCGATCATCGTCGATCCGCGCGACCCTGCGCATCTGTACTTCGGCATGTCGGGCGGCGAACTGTGGACGAGCGGCGACGAAGGAGAATCGTGGTCCTGCATCGCCCGCCACCTGCCCGAGATCTACGCGGTCGAAGCCTGTTGCCCGGCATCCGCGCCATGA
- a CDS encoding UDP-2,3-diacylglucosamine diphosphatase, which translates to MPDAVAAALPAFFVSDLHLSDERPDTVDAFLGFLDGPARDAASLFILGDLFEYWAGDDDLDAPFNRHIGAALRAVADHGVQLFFMTGNRDLLAGEGFARATGARLLEDPSLVAFGSGGAPVLLSHGDALCTDDVAYQAYRHQVRDPAWQRGFLSQPLAARKAFIEGLRQKSEMAKREKALDIMDVNADAVAALLRASGYPMLIHGHTHRPARHEHLVDGRTCVRWVLADWHGAASWLRVDGNGVTAHGATTR; encoded by the coding sequence GTGCCGGACGCCGTGGCCGCGGCGCTGCCGGCGTTTTTCGTCTCGGACCTGCACCTGAGCGACGAACGGCCCGACACCGTCGATGCCTTCCTGGGCTTCCTCGATGGTCCGGCGCGGGATGCCGCCAGCCTGTTCATCCTCGGCGACCTGTTCGAATACTGGGCCGGCGACGACGATCTCGATGCGCCCTTCAACCGGCACATCGGCGCCGCCCTGCGCGCGGTGGCCGACCACGGCGTGCAACTGTTCTTCATGACCGGCAACCGCGACCTGCTGGCGGGAGAAGGCTTCGCCCGCGCCACCGGCGCCCGGCTGCTGGAAGACCCTTCTCTGGTCGCCTTCGGCAGCGGTGGTGCGCCCGTGCTGCTGAGCCACGGCGACGCGCTGTGTACCGACGACGTCGCGTACCAGGCCTACCGCCACCAGGTCCGGGACCCTGCGTGGCAGCGCGGCTTCCTGTCCCAGCCGCTGGCCGCGCGCAAGGCTTTCATCGAGGGGCTGCGCCAGAAGAGCGAGATGGCCAAGCGCGAAAAGGCGCTCGACATCATGGACGTCAATGCCGACGCGGTGGCCGCGCTGCTGCGCGCCAGCGGCTATCCGATGCTGATCCACGGCCATACCCATCGCCCCGCCCGCCACGAACATCTCGTCGATGGCCGGACCTGCGTGCGCTGGGTGCTCGCGGACTGGCACGGCGCCGCAAGCTGGCTGCGCGTCGACGGCAACGGCGTGACGGCGCACGGCGCCACCACGCGCTGA
- a CDS encoding peptidylprolyl isomerase, whose translation MAVRLHTNHGVITLELDADKAPATVENFLGYVESGHYDNTVFHRVIDGFMIQGGGFEPGMKQKPTGEQIKNEADNGLKNDRGTIAMARTQAPHSATAQFFINIADNDFLNFRAPDLQGWGYCVFGRVTEGMDVVDSIRKVKTGSSGFHQDVPKEDVVIQRAEIV comes from the coding sequence ATGGCAGTCAGACTGCACACCAATCACGGCGTCATCACGCTCGAACTCGATGCCGACAAGGCGCCCGCCACCGTCGAGAACTTCCTCGGCTACGTGGAATCGGGCCACTACGACAACACCGTCTTCCACCGCGTGATCGACGGCTTCATGATCCAGGGCGGCGGCTTCGAGCCCGGCATGAAGCAGAAGCCGACCGGCGAGCAGATCAAGAACGAGGCCGACAACGGCCTGAAGAACGACCGCGGCACCATCGCCATGGCCCGCACCCAGGCGCCGCACTCGGCCACCGCACAGTTCTTCATCAACATCGCCGACAACGACTTCCTGAACTTCCGCGCGCCCGACCTGCAGGGCTGGGGCTACTGTGTGTTCGGCCGCGTCACCGAAGGCATGGACGTGGTCGACAGCATCCGCAAGGTCAAGACCGGTTCGAGCGGCTTCCACCAGGACGTGCCGAAGGAAGACGTGGTCATCCAGCGCGCCGAGATCGTCTGA
- a CDS encoding peptidylprolyl isomerase produces the protein MKKQLLAFAALASAALSALAANPMVELRTSRGDVVVELFADKAPKSAENFVRYVKDGHYDGTVFHRVIDGFMVQGGGFDASMNEKPTRAPIENEAKNGLKNEPGTLAMARTRDPHSATAQFFINLVPNAFLDYPSRDGWGYAVFGKVVKGMDVVEKIGKVPVTNAGMHQNVPVEPVVIQSARVLEGK, from the coding sequence ATGAAGAAACAACTCCTCGCCTTCGCCGCACTCGCCTCGGCCGCCCTGTCGGCACTCGCGGCCAACCCCATGGTCGAACTGCGCACCAGCCGGGGCGACGTCGTCGTCGAACTGTTTGCCGACAAGGCGCCGAAGTCCGCCGAAAACTTCGTCCGCTACGTGAAGGACGGACACTACGACGGCACCGTCTTCCACCGCGTGATCGACGGCTTCATGGTCCAGGGCGGCGGCTTCGACGCCTCCATGAACGAGAAGCCGACCCGCGCACCGATCGAGAACGAAGCGAAGAACGGGCTGAAGAACGAGCCCGGCACGCTGGCGATGGCCCGCACGCGGGACCCGCATTCGGCCACCGCCCAGTTCTTCATCAACCTCGTGCCCAACGCCTTCCTCGACTACCCGTCGCGCGACGGCTGGGGCTATGCGGTCTTCGGCAAGGTGGTGAAGGGCATGGACGTGGTGGAGAAGATTGGCAAGGTGCCGGTGACGAACGCGGGCATGCACCAGAACGTCCCGGTTGAACCGGTCGTCATCCAGTCCGCCAGGGTGCTCGAGGGCAAGTGA
- the cysS gene encoding cysteine--tRNA ligase has protein sequence MLTIYNTLSRSKEEFRPIEPGKVRMYVCGMTVYDYCHLGHARVMVVFDMVARWLRASGFDVTYVRNITDIDDKIIRRAQENGESIHALTGRFIAAMHEDADALGVLRPDFEPRATDYVAQMQSLISRLEQKGLAYVAASRDVCYAVRKFEGYGRLSGKSLDELRAGERVDVAADKNDPLDFVLWKHAKVEEPGEVKWASPWGEGRPGWHIECSAMSSELLGEHFDIHGGGMDLQFPHHENEIAQSEGAHGRTFVNYWMHNGFVRVDDEKMSKSLGNFFTIREVLQKYDPEVVRFFILRAHYRSALNYSDAHLEDARNALTRLYTALKNVPAEGGAAVDWNEAHARRFRAAMDDDFNTAEAVAALFELANEVNRSASPALAAQLKALGGVLGLLGREPQVFLQAGTPDAGGLDVDAIEAQIAARAAAKKARNYAEADRIRTELTAAGIILEDGPGGTTWRRA, from the coding sequence ATGCTGACGATCTACAACACGCTCTCGCGCAGCAAGGAAGAATTCCGTCCCATCGAGCCGGGCAAGGTGCGCATGTACGTGTGCGGCATGACGGTGTACGACTACTGCCACCTCGGCCATGCGCGGGTGATGGTGGTGTTCGACATGGTCGCGCGCTGGCTGCGGGCGAGCGGGTTCGACGTCACCTACGTGCGCAACATCACCGACATCGACGACAAGATCATCCGCCGCGCGCAGGAGAACGGCGAATCGATCCACGCCCTGACCGGCCGCTTCATCGCCGCCATGCACGAGGATGCCGACGCGCTCGGCGTGCTGCGGCCCGACTTCGAACCGCGCGCCACCGACTACGTCGCCCAGATGCAGAGCCTGATCTCGCGCCTGGAGCAGAAGGGTCTGGCCTACGTCGCCGCCAGCCGCGACGTGTGCTACGCGGTGCGCAAGTTCGAGGGCTACGGCAGGCTGTCGGGCAAGTCCCTGGACGAACTGCGCGCCGGCGAGCGCGTCGATGTCGCGGCCGACAAGAACGATCCGCTGGATTTCGTGCTGTGGAAGCATGCCAAGGTCGAGGAGCCGGGCGAGGTGAAGTGGGCCTCGCCGTGGGGCGAGGGCCGTCCCGGCTGGCACATCGAATGCTCGGCGATGAGTTCCGAACTGCTGGGCGAGCATTTCGACATCCACGGCGGCGGCATGGACCTGCAGTTCCCGCACCACGAGAACGAGATCGCGCAGTCCGAGGGCGCGCACGGCCGCACCTTCGTCAATTACTGGATGCACAACGGCTTCGTGCGGGTCGACGACGAGAAGATGTCGAAGTCGCTCGGCAACTTCTTCACCATCCGCGAGGTGCTGCAGAAGTACGATCCGGAAGTGGTGCGCTTCTTCATCCTGCGCGCCCACTACCGCAGCGCGCTGAACTACTCCGACGCCCACCTGGAAGATGCGCGCAACGCGCTGACCCGGCTCTACACCGCGCTCAAGAACGTTCCGGCGGAGGGCGGGGCGGCGGTCGACTGGAACGAGGCCCACGCCCGGCGCTTCCGCGCGGCGATGGACGACGACTTCAATACCGCCGAGGCGGTCGCGGCGCTGTTCGAACTCGCCAACGAGGTCAACCGCAGCGCTTCGCCGGCGCTGGCTGCGCAACTGAAGGCGCTCGGCGGCGTGCTCGGCCTGCTGGGGCGCGAGCCGCAGGTCTTCCTGCAGGCAGGTACGCCGGACGCGGGCGGGCTCGACGTCGACGCGATCGAGGCGCAGATCGCCGCCCGCGCCGCGGCGAAGAAGGCCAGGAACTACGCCGAGGCCGACCGTATCCGCACCGAACTCACCGCGGCCGGCATCATCCTCGAGGACGGGCCGGGCGGCACGACCTGGCGGCGCGCCTGA